In Colias croceus chromosome 26, ilColCroc2.1, one DNA window encodes the following:
- the LOC123703480 gene encoding uncharacterized protein LOC123703480, which translates to MGSLPTVRCTPARPFLHSGVDYAGPINIRTTKGRGHHSYKGYICLFVCMATRAIHLEVVSDMSTPAFLAAFRRFVSRRGHCAKLWSDNGTTFVGASRELQSALSSVGEQLEANGTEWHFIPPHSPNFGGLWEAGVKSTKFHLKRVIGETTLTYEEMSTLLAQVEACLNSRPITVDTSDPNEPAPLTPGHFLIGGPLLGIPDVYNYLDSNVSSLSRWQLIQRMFQSFWDRWSKEYLSNVMIRYKWKSKTSEPNIGDIVLIKEDDLPPMRWIMGKVIDKHPGHDKVTRVVSILVKKSIIKRPVNKLCILLRKE; encoded by the coding sequence ATGGGTTCACTTCCAACAGTTCGTTGTACACCAGCTAGACCATTTTTGCATAGCGGTGTGGATTATGCTGGTCCGATAAACATAAGGACAACCAAAGGCCGAGGACACCACTCATACAAGGGCTACATATGTTTATTCGTGTGTATGGCAACTCGTGCCATTCACTTAGAGGTCGTAAGTGACATGAGCACACCAGCATTTCTGGCTGCTTTTCGACGTTTCGTTTCCAGACGAGGTCACTGTGCCAAGCTTTGGAGCGACAACGGGACTACCTTTGTAGGAGCATCCCGTGAGCTCCAGTCAGCTCTTTCATCGGTGGGTGAACAGTTGGAAGCGAATGGTACTGAGTGGCATTTCATTCCTCCGCACAGCCCTAACTTCGGCGGACTTTGGGAAGCGGGAGTGAAATCCACGAAGTTTCACCTCAAGCGAGTGATAGGAGAAACCACTCTCACTTACGAAGAGATGAGTACTCTTCTTGCTCAGGTAGAAGCTTGCTTAAATTCTAGGCCAATCACAGTCGATACATCAGACCCTAATGAGCCTGCACCTCTAACGCCGGGTCATTTTTTAATCGGTGGTCCTTTGTTAGGTATACCCGATGTATATAATTACTTAGATTCTAACGTGAGTTCATTGAGTAGATGGCAACTTATTCAAAGAATGTTTCAGTCATTTTGGGATCGCTGGTCAAAGGAATATCTGTCGAATGTAATGATAAGGTATAAATGGAAGTCCAAAACCAGCGAGCCTAATATAGGAGATATTGTCCTCATAAAGGAAGATGATCTTCCGCCGATGCGGTGGATCATGGGAAAGGTCATAGATAAACATCCAGGTCACGACAAAGTTACTAGAGTTGTCAGTATCTTagttaaaaaaagtattattaaaagacctgtcaacaaattgtgtattttattaaggaaggaataa